A genomic stretch from Cervus canadensis isolate Bull #8, Minnesota chromosome 27, ASM1932006v1, whole genome shotgun sequence includes:
- the LOC122428879 gene encoding cyclin-dependent kinase 2-associated protein 1-like: MATSSQYRQLLSDYGPPSLGYTQGTGNSQVPQSKYAKLLAIIEELGKEIRPTYAGSKSAMERLKQGIIHARGLVRECLAETERNARS; the protein is encoded by the coding sequence ATGGCCACGTCTTCACAGTACCGCCAGCTGCTGAGTGACTACGGGCCGCCATCTCTAGGCTACACCCAGGGTACTGGGAACAGCCAGGTGCCCCAGAGCAAATATGCCAAGCTGCTGGCCATCATCGAAGAGCTGGGGAAGGAGATCAGACCCACCTACGCGGGCAGCAAGAGTGCGATGGAGAGACTAAAACAAGGCATCATCCATGCCCGAGGATTGGTGCGGGAGTGCCTGGCTGAAACGGAACGAAACGCAAGGTCCTAG